TCGCTTGACCGGCTTGCTCCATCAACTGCCGTACGAGCCGGACGAGTTCGGCGGGCTCGAAGGGTTTGGCGAGGAAGGCGTCGACGCCGACGTCGAGGCCGCTGTCGACCTCGTACTGGGTACAGGCGCTGACGATGGCGAGAGGAAGGTGGGCGGTCCGGGGGTCGGAACGCAAGCGCGCGGCGGTCCGCAGCCCGTCCAGGCGGGGCATGACCACATCGAGGGTCACGACATCGGGCTGCACCTGATGAACGACATCCAGACACTCGACGCCATCGGCCGCGGTCACGACCTCGAGACCCTCCAGCTCGAGATTGACCCTGATCAACTGCCGGATGACCTTGTTGTCGTCCACAACAAGCACCCGGCCCGACGCGCCTGGCACAACTCGAGAGTAGGTGCGGACCGGCCACCGCGTCCGGCTTTTCCCCACTTCCACCCCGCGAGGGGGACGCGCGGCTCCCCCACCCCCGCAAACCCGTTCCTGATCACCCCGACGAAGCTGGTAGTGTTCTACCCGTCGCCGCGAGCCACCACCTCGCACCCGACACGCCCCCGTAGCTCAGGGGATAGAGCAACGGCCTCCGGAGCCGTGTGCGCAGGTTCGAATCCTGCCGGGGGCACCCAGCATGAGGTGCCCAAAGACCCCGTCACCAGCGGAAACGCTGAGGCCGGGGTCTTCGCGTATGTGCAGCCGTATGCCGCCCTGAGCGGCCGTATGTCGGGGTCCGTGGACTATTTGTGGACACGATCTTGAGGCATCGTCCCAGGTCAGTTCGGGGAATCACGAAGGGCCGTCGACACAGCGCAAGCCTGGCACCCTCACCCGACTTCCGGCCAGGTCTCGGGCGGCTCCGGCTCGGTCTGGCGCCCCACTCGACGCTCGTTCTCGCCCCGCAGGCTCGTCAACCAGGGCCAGAGATCGGGCAGTGGTTGCGCCGAGCATGCGAGCCGGTGCTCGATACGGCACCGCTGGAACGGGTCCGGCGGACACACGCCGTAGACCGTCACCCTCCCGTCAGGCAGCACGATCCACCGATGCTCCGCCGGCACGGTGTGGGCCAACGGCTCCATGTCCGGCTCAAGCAGGACCCAGTCATACTCCAGCGTCGCCACGCGATCGGCCGGCAGGCCGCAGTACGGGCAGAGGGACTTCCCACCCTCTAACCTGCGCGGTCCTTCTTCTAAAGCCCCCATACCGCGAGGGTCGGTAGCGGAAGGCTTCCGCGCGAAGAGGCGAATCGGACGGAACGCATGAGACCTACACGCATTACTGAAACGACGCGCGACGCGCAAGGTGCACACCACAACTATCGACCGTCAGCGCACGGCCGATACACCACGAGGCCCCGCAACCGTCATCCGCAACTTGATTCAGCTCTGGGAGCCGCGCATCCCTGAAACGCTGCGCAACTTGGCCGACCGGAGCGCTGCCGTCTGACCCCGTCGTTTGGGTCAGGTCGTGGGTTGGTGGCGGGCGCGTAGCCAGTGGACAACCTTCACGGCGTAGACAGCGGTCAGGAGTAGGAAGCCGGCGAGGCCGAGCCAGAACCAGGATTCCCCCACCATGAAACTCAGCAGGCTCCCGCCGAAGAGCAGCAGGGAGCCGAGGATCTCCAACAGGTCAAGGCGCGCCTTGGAACGCAGCGCGGAGTTGTCTTCCCGCAGTCGTTGGATGACAGGGAAGAGGCCGAGGACCTGCCATAAGAACAGAACGAGAAAGATCCAGACGAACCAGCCGGGTATGCCCACGGCGCGCACTCTATCGGCCGCCTGGAACCCGCCGGGGGAAGATCCAAAAGGAGCACCTCAGACCCGGTATCGAGTCTCAGTTGACGGTTGTCTAACTTGCCGTCAGCTTGACCACATTCGAATAGGTGGTCTCGGTTTCACGGGCGACGCCGATCAACCCTGGTCCGGGATTCGACTCCGCCTGCGGCTTGTTGGTGGTCGCGTCGAGCGCCAGCCTGTAACTGTTCGTGCCGTGGCGCAATTTGCCCGTAATCAGCGGCGACGTGACTCGTCCGTTGGATGGCACAGAGCGTTCCGTCCAGGTCGCTCCGTCGACGTCACGCCAGGAACACCCCCAAAATCCACAGACCTTGGTCTGCAGGGTCGCGGTCACGGCGTTTCCGCAAGCGCTGTTGCTGGTCCTGAACTGCGCGACGTCAGCGACGACCTGAGTGCCGTCTGGGAGGACCCGCCTCTGAGGGTTGTAGAACTCCCCCTCGATGATCTGTGGCGCGATGAAGCCGCAGTCGTGGGCACCGCTCCAGGTCACCACGCAGGCCCCAGGAATGAGAGGGCAGGCCATGGGAGGGGCGCTGAGAAGCATCGAAAGACGAATCGCGCACACCGACACAACCCGCTTGCAGTGGAACCAAGTTGACTCGGCCGCCCTTCATTCGGACACCGCGCGTCGCACCCACGCGCTTCAAGCCGCATCGGCACCATGTCGAGGTCGAGGTCGGGCAAGGGCGGCGCCTCAGGCATGGCGTCGGCTACCGCTGCAACCTCAGCAGTGGTCGGTGTGTCCTAGGTCGTGGGGGCTAGGAGGCGCCGATGTGGGAGCGCGGGTTCGAGCAGGGTGACGGCCTAGGGAAGGTGCGCCTTCTTGGTGGGTGGGGCTCTGTGGTGGGGGGCGGGGCCTTTGTGGTGTGGCTTGTGTTCCGTCCGTTTCCGTTGACCTGGAGTCAGGTTTTTGGTGCGGCCGTCGGGCTGTCCGTCGCGGAACTGTTGTTGCGTCGGTGGGGGTGGGCTCGTCGTTGGGGTAGGCGGATCCCTTCGCCGGGTCGGGTCGTGGGGGCGCTGGTCTCGAGGGTCGGTGTGTCGTTGCCGTTGTCGGGATCCCGCTGGGGCAGGGCTCGGTCGGTTGCCGTGGGGCTCCTGTTGTTCGGCAGTGTGGCCGGGATCATGGGATGGGAAGCCGGCCAGGAGAACCAGTTGCTGCACGATCTCCGGGAGCACGGGCGCAGGGCCGAAGCGACCGTGGTCGCCATTGCCGGCCGGTCGGAGGAAGGCTGGCCGAATTACCTGGCCGTGCGCTTCGTTGCGCCGTCCGGCGTCGTGGAGGCACATATCGATGTCGAGGGCGACTCGGGGAGAGACCTGAAGCCTGGGGGACACGTTCCCGTCGTCTATGACCCGTCGGACCCTTCTGAGGTCCGCCACGCTGACTTTCTGGGCGGATCCGACGCCGGCGGGCTTCGGCTGGGTTCTGTGCTGTTCGGGCTGCTCGCGGCCGGCTTTCTGGTGGGCACCGTCCGCGAGGTGATGCGTGTCAAGGCGGAGACGGGAGCAGGTGAGACGCCGGACTCGCCGCGCACCGAAGCCTGAGCGTCACTATGCAACCCGTGATCGCACCTTGGGATTTCGGGCCTGCTGGTGCCGATCCCGCAGGCGGCGCTGACCTCGCGGGACCTCCCGTCAACGTGTGTGCACTCGTGATCCTGCGCACACATGTCCACGGTTTGGTCCGCCGGGAAACGGTGAGGCGACCGGGATGGCTGAGCGGGACGCGTTCTTCGACAACGCAAAGTACCTGGCGATCGTGCTGGTCGCCGTGGGGCATGCCTGGGAGCCGTTGCGGGACGGGAGCCGGGCGGTGTCCGCGCTGTATCTGCTCGTGTACGCGTTCCACATGCCGGCGTTCATCGTCGTGTCCGGGTACTTCTCGCGGAACTTCGACGCGAGCCCGGGGCGGCTGCGGCGGCTGGTGGGCGGGCTCGTCGTGCCGTACGTCGTGTTCGAGACGGCGTACACCTTCTTCACGCGGTGGACGGACGGCGTGCCGGACCGGCCGGTGAGTCTGCTGGATCCGCTGTATCTGACGTGGTTCCTCGTCGCGTTGTTCGTGTGGCGGCTGAGCACGCCCGTGTGGCAGCGGCTGCGTCAGCCGGTGCCGGTCGCCCTCGCCGTCGCGATGCTCGCCACGCTCTCGCCTTCCATCGGCGACGGCCTCGATCTCCAGCGTGTCCTGCAGTTTCTTCCGTACTTCGTGCTGGGGCTCTGCCTCCGGCCCGAGCACTTCCAGCTGGTCCGGCGACGGGCCGTCCGGTTGGCTGCCGGGCCTGTCTTCGTCCTCGCGTCGGTCCTGGCCTACTTGGTGGTGCCGCGGATGAGTGCCGCCTGGCTCTACCACCGGGACAGTGCCCAGGAGTTGGGCGGGCCCGCCTGGTCGGGGCCGGTGATGACGCTGGTCGCCTTCGGGTGTTCGCTGGTCCTGGTCGCGTGCTTCTTCGCCCTGGTGCCCGGGCGGCGGACCTGGTTCACCGTGCTGGGCTCGGGCACGCTCTACGGCTATCTCCTGCACGGCTTCCTCGTCCAGGGCTCCCGGTCCTGGGGCTGGTACGGGCCCGCCTGGGTGCACCAGCCGCTCGGC
Above is a window of Streptomyces griseorubiginosus DNA encoding:
- a CDS encoding response regulator, which codes for MDDNKVIRQLIRVNLELEGLEVVTAADGVECLDVVHQVQPDVVTLDVVMPRLDGLRTAARLRSDPRTAHLPLAIVSACTQYEVDSGLDVGVDAFLAKPFEPAELVRLVRQLMEQAGQATDVQDGDGSFVVPALGSGEAERASHAGG
- a CDS encoding DUF6083 domain-containing protein codes for the protein MGALEEGPRRLEGGKSLCPYCGLPADRVATLEYDWVLLEPDMEPLAHTVPAEHRWIVLPDGRVTVYGVCPPDPFQRCRIEHRLACSAQPLPDLWPWLTSLRGENERRVGRQTEPEPPETWPEVG
- a CDS encoding DUF3592 domain-containing protein, producing MFGSVAGIMGWEAGQENQLLHDLREHGRRAEATVVAIAGRSEEGWPNYLAVRFVAPSGVVEAHIDVEGDSGRDLKPGGHVPVVYDPSDPSEVRHADFLGGSDAGGLRLGSVLFGLLAAGFLVGTVREVMRVKAETGAGETPDSPRTEA
- a CDS encoding acyltransferase family protein, encoding MAERDAFFDNAKYLAIVLVAVGHAWEPLRDGSRAVSALYLLVYAFHMPAFIVVSGYFSRNFDASPGRLRRLVGGLVVPYVVFETAYTFFTRWTDGVPDRPVSLLDPLYLTWFLVALFVWRLSTPVWQRLRQPVPVALAVAMLATLSPSIGDGLDLQRVLQFLPYFVLGLCLRPEHFQLVRRRAVRLAAGPVFVLASVLAYLVVPRMSAAWLYHRDSAQELGGPAWSGPVMTLVAFGCSLVLVACFFALVPGRRTWFTVLGSGTLYGYLLHGFLVQGSRSWGWYGPAWVHQPLGVGLVALVAGAVVTVLCTPPVRRALRYVVEPELRWAFRREAVQPVPSAVPAQPVRG